From the genome of Gemmatimonadaceae bacterium:
GTGCTCCATTCGTTCGACTACCTCGAGTCCTCGCGCATTCTCAAGCTCGTGACGCGCGAGGCGGGCGTTCGATCGGTATTGGCGCGTGGCGCCCGGAAGTCCAAGAAGCGTTTCGGCGCGGCGCTCGATCTCTACGCCGAAGGCACCGCCGAGCTGCAGATGAAGCCGGGTCGCGACCTCGACACGCTGTCGTCGTTCGACGTGACCCGCGCACGGCCGCAGCTGGCGGCGCAGCTGGGCCGCTTCACGGGCGCGAGCATGATTGCCGAGCTCACGCTCCGTTTCGTGCGCGGCGACGCCGATCCGGCCTTGTACGAAACCATCGCGCACACGCTGGACGCACTCGGTGCCGCGCCGGCCGAACGCGTCCGTGACGTCGCGCTCGCGGGCGCGTGGCGCGTGTTGGCTGAACTGGGTATCGCACCGACGACGGATGC
Proteins encoded in this window:
- the recO gene encoding DNA repair protein RecO codes for the protein MITDAIVLHSFDYLESSRILKLVTREAGVRSVLARGARKSKKRFGAALDLYAEGTAELQMKPGRDLDTLSSFDVTRARPQLAAQLGRFTGASMIAELTLRFVRGDADPALYETIAHTLDALGAAPAERVRDVALAGAWRVLAELGIAPTTDACAECHASVDATAPAVFSHPAGGVLCARCGHLARGGRTLPPAARDALRDWLGGRDHPLDDADTARAHQRLLREFLREHLADERPLRAFDVWERDVLSAGGAA